The DNA region CTCACTTCACATTATCATTGTTTGTGTACAAAATGGGGGAATTAATTTCTAGGCCTGACTGACAAATAATTCAAGCAAAAAGTTTATCCAAACAAATAATAGACACAGTAGATTGCAGTTCCTTAGTTAAAAGGTAGTAAGAATGTAGATTTACAGGCAATGTACCCCACATGAATCAGCCCCCATGAAAACTAAAACTAGCTGCTAATAGAACAAAACAAATCATTCATGAATTGTCTACAGCAAAATATGCAGACATATCAATAGAAGAATCCCTATGCCTGGATCAAAGGAATCTGAAGGTGTCATGACTGATTTGCTCATGATTAAGTTCCTAGCAAATTTCCTGTTTAGCAACTGAATTAGTCCGATTAATGAAGTGATGATGCAAGTCACACCGAAATTATCTAGTTTCACATAACAAAGCTACCTTCTAAAGCTTATTTATTGATGTGGGCATTAGAACAGtgtaaagttaattaaaaaattgcaACTACTTCTCTAATAATTATTAATAAAGTAAtaatttcttgacaaataattagaaacgttattttaaaaaatgaagtATAAATCTATGGATATGAGATTATAAGCAACCCCACCATCACTGTCATGGGCTATTTGTTTCCCGCACATAAATTCCATCACTTGGAGAATATAGTTAGGACTGATGATGTTAAATAGAACTTATAATACAAGACAATCCAAAATGCAAATTACAAAGACAATATCCAAAAGACTCATGATTATAAAAAAGGATCAGGCCCAACTCATTTGCCAAACAAatcaatctttaaaaaaaaacaaaagtagtAACTTCTTCAATTATAGGAATTGATTTTTAAATGTATAACTAATTCtacatcaataaaaatatttttaaaaaataaatagtttTACATTAAATGACATGACTCAACACAACATCAAATCCCGTTGAAAAGATGTATCAAAACAAAACAAGGCTTTCAACATTTCCACCAATTTCCATGTCATGGGATTTAAAAGGCACCAACCAAATGAACCCATATCCCTTGGACTGGAAAATAATAAATGAAATTGTCATCAGATTAAGAATGAAGAGAGTTGTATGTAAGATTATATTCAATGGGCACAATCATCTTTTTTCATTATAAAAAACTATCATATTCAACATGAACTCTTATATAGCAACGTTTACAGaggatttctttttctttatttaagatGTACTTGTACAGATACACAAaagtagaaaagaatattgtCTCCAACCTAAAAAAACCTTTGCCACACTGCACGAGCTTATACAGCCATATTACTTCCGTTTAATTAGTTTACTAGAGTGACACCTGTTCAACCTAACTTAATGTCTTTAACAACAAACTAGACACAAAGAATATGACTAATGCAGTAGATTTTATATAATGCATGTATCATGCAAATGTTAAGCAAAGAGATCTCTTGGCTAAAATGGTACTGTGTGCAAACGAAGAATGGAAGGATTATTTGATCAACAATTCAATGACTGAACTACAGAAATTTTAGCATCTAGCGAGTTGTCTTAATCAGGAAGGTCTACATTCACTTGTTTCTACAAAACAAAGGGACAGAATTATGATGATagcaaaattcaaaaatgaatATGCATCTCAAAGAAGATTAACACAAATCAAATATGAAGCTTTAGCATGAGTGCTACATGTTTTGTTTTGTCAGTGAGTGTAACAAACATAGGACTTATTAACATTTCATTTTATATCATGTGGTACATGCTAACTACAGATTGTTTACTGTTATATAATCACTTGGATTATATTTTCAGATACAGCAAGCATACTATGTTGTGATCTAAATGCATGAAGCATCCAGATGCTTGTATTAAAAGCTTGGTTCATCATCCATTAGTTGACAACAGTACGGAacagaattttcaaaagagaccTACATCAATTTAAGATAGCAAAGGTCTTTTCTGTCCAAAATTTTGTCGTGCTATGAAACAATCTTCAAAGAAAATCAAGGTTCGAGAAAAATAGTAAATTACTTCGATCTGCCCCTTCTTGGCAACGTTGGTCCAGTCCTTGGCGGCGAGGCCTGTCCGCCACTCGAACTCCACCGCCATGGTAACAGCCGGCTTGTGATACGGCGCCCACAAGCACGACAAGTAGTCGCCTTCCTCGTTCGCGGTGAAGGCAAAATTGCCCGATTCCACCTGATCCTGATAGTGGATGCTATTGCCGTAAGGCGAAGTGACCTATCAGCACAAGCAATCAACAGATCGATCGATTAAACACACCGAAGGTCCTCAGAGCAAGCCGATCCAGAACAAGAGATCAATTGAAGTCAAGAGGGCCGTTACCCTGACGGTAATTTTGTGGGACTCGGGGAGAGGGGTGGATTCGTAGGGGTTAACGACGGAGTACTTGCCAACTGCCATGGAATGGAgcttgatgtcttcggagacgcACTTGGTGTGGCCCGATTCGAGCTCGAACCGCAGCGCGCAGGCGGGCCGCGCGAGGAGGAGAGACACCACCGCGAGGGCGAGCGCGAAAGCGCAGAGGCCGGCGGAGCATCTCCTTCCCCGTGTCGCTCGCTCTCCCATGTCGCTTTCTTTCCGCTCTTCCCCTTTTCCCTTGAGATCGAAGAGGAACACGACGGAGACCGAAAGGGCTTGGTCGCAGGGATCGATAGATACGGAAACACCGGCGGCTGATCGAAACAgacgatt from Zingiber officinale cultivar Zhangliang chromosome 4B, Zo_v1.1, whole genome shotgun sequence includes:
- the LOC121975381 gene encoding transmembrane emp24 domain-containing protein p24delta9-like yields the protein MGERATRGRRCSAGLCAFALALAVVSLLLARPACALRFELESGHTKCVSEDIKLHSMAVGKYSVVNPYESTPLPESHKITVRVTSPYGNSIHYQDQVESGNFAFTANEEGDYLSCLWAPYHKPAVTMAVEFEWRTGLAAKDWTNVAKKGQIEGMELELKKLEDTVKSIHDEMFYLREREEQMQDMNRSTNSRMAWLSFLSLAVCASVAGLQLWHLKTFFERKKLL